The Lacerta agilis isolate rLacAgi1 chromosome 5, rLacAgi1.pri, whole genome shotgun sequence genome has a segment encoding these proteins:
- the LOC117047624 gene encoding LOW QUALITY PROTEIN: elongin-C-like (The sequence of the model RefSeq protein was modified relative to this genomic sequence to represent the inferred CDS: inserted 1 base in 1 codon) produces the protein MDGEEKTCGGCEGPDAMYVKLISSDGHEFIVKREHALTSGTIKAMLSGPGQFAENETNEVNFRXPSHVLSKVCMYFTYKVRYTNSSTEIPEFQISPEIALEQLMAANFLDC, from the exons AtggatggagaagagaagacatgTGGGGGCTGTGAAGGCCCTGATGCTATGTATGTGAAATTGATATCCTCAGATGGCCATGAGTTCATTGTTAAAAGAGAGCATGCACTCACATCAGGAACAATAAAGGCTATGTTGAGTGGTCCAGGACAATTTGCcgaaaatgaaacaaatgaagtGAATTTCA TTCCTTCCCACGTCCTATCCAAAGTATGCATGTATTTCACCTATAAGGTTCGCTACACTAACAGCTCTACAGAGATCCCTGAATTTCAAATTTCACCTGAAATTGCACTGGAACAGCTGATGGCCGCAAACTTCTTAGATTGTTAA